The Aliiroseovarius pelagivivens genome contains a region encoding:
- a CDS encoding NADPH:quinone oxidoreductase family protein, producing MRTFRVTELGKRPALTDMQPLPIDPGQARVDIRACGLNFADLLMTKGSYQDTPDVPFSLGMEPAGIVTELGPDTDGPAAGTRVVVFSGKDGLADEGVFPADRCLPLPDNMSFEDAAAFQIAYGTSHVALDYKARLQPGETLLVLGAAGGVGLTAVEIGKVMGARVIACARGADKLEICKRAGADHVIDSTAEDIREAVKALGGADVVYDAVGGEQGEAAFRATKPDGRFLFIGFASGNMPNLKPNHMLVKNITTIGLYWGGYLKFKPEVLTDSLRQLLDWYAQGKINPHVSHTLPLEQAEDALELLRSRKSTGKVVVTMGPNS from the coding sequence ATGAGAACATTTCGCGTTACAGAACTGGGCAAACGCCCTGCATTGACAGACATGCAGCCCTTGCCCATCGACCCCGGTCAGGCGCGCGTGGATATCCGCGCCTGCGGCTTAAACTTTGCCGACCTTCTGATGACCAAAGGAAGCTATCAGGACACGCCGGACGTCCCGTTTTCTCTTGGGATGGAGCCTGCAGGCATCGTGACCGAACTTGGACCAGATACTGATGGCCCTGCCGCCGGCACGCGCGTTGTCGTGTTCTCAGGCAAAGATGGGCTGGCCGACGAAGGCGTGTTTCCTGCGGATCGGTGCCTTCCTTTGCCCGACAACATGAGCTTTGAAGACGCCGCTGCGTTCCAGATCGCTTATGGCACAAGCCATGTTGCGCTGGATTACAAAGCACGCCTTCAGCCCGGCGAGACCTTGCTGGTGCTCGGCGCCGCGGGCGGCGTCGGCTTGACGGCTGTCGAGATCGGCAAAGTGATGGGCGCACGGGTCATTGCCTGCGCACGCGGGGCTGACAAGCTTGAGATCTGCAAACGTGCAGGGGCGGATCACGTCATAGACAGCACCGCCGAAGACATCCGCGAGGCCGTGAAGGCCCTTGGCGGTGCAGATGTGGTCTATGACGCTGTAGGTGGCGAACAAGGCGAGGCTGCGTTCCGCGCCACGAAACCCGATGGGCGGTTTCTGTTTATCGGGTTCGCCTCAGGCAACATGCCTAACCTGAAGCCAAACCACATGCTGGTGAAGAACATCACCACAATCGGGCTGTACTGGGGTGGCTATTTGAAGTTCAAACCTGAGGTTCTGACCGATAGTTTGCGCCAGCTTCTGGACTGGTATGCGCAGGGCAAGATCAACCCTCATGTCAGTCACACCCTGCCGCTTGAACAGGCCGAGGATGCGCTAGAGCTTTTGCGCAGTCGCAAATCCACCGGCAAGGTCGTGGTCACGATGGGGCCGAACAGCTAG
- a CDS encoding LysR family transcriptional regulator, with translation MPRNLDLTALRSFATVADAGGVTRAAGLLHLTQSAVSMQLKRLEESLGRPLLDRSGRGVSLTADGEQLLGYARRILRLNDEVYARLTDQAFEGEVVLGVPADVVYPAIPKVLRQFHAAYPRMRVQLISSYTSRLKAMFARGECDAILTTEEDMDAGGETLTALPLVWVGAPGGQAWRQRPLRLAFEHNCIFRKGVQQALDEAGIAWEMGVESDSTRTIEASLSADLAVHAVIEGTVRSDLDLVDHGGALPDLAVTQVNMYAAKSSNQAMDDLLIMIRRAFDEL, from the coding sequence ATGCCGCGTAATCTTGATCTGACCGCATTGCGCAGTTTTGCGACCGTCGCAGATGCCGGTGGTGTCACCCGTGCAGCCGGACTTTTGCATCTGACGCAATCAGCGGTGTCCATGCAGCTGAAACGTCTCGAGGAAAGTCTGGGGCGTCCGTTGCTGGACAGATCTGGGCGGGGCGTGTCCCTGACCGCAGATGGCGAGCAGCTGCTGGGATATGCGCGCCGCATCTTGCGTCTGAATGACGAGGTTTACGCGCGCCTGACCGATCAGGCATTTGAGGGCGAGGTCGTTCTGGGGGTGCCCGCCGACGTCGTCTATCCAGCGATTCCCAAGGTTTTGCGCCAGTTCCACGCGGCCTATCCACGGATGCGGGTTCAGCTGATCTCGTCTTATACCAGCCGGTTGAAGGCGATGTTCGCGCGGGGGGAATGTGACGCTATCCTGACCACGGAAGAGGACATGGATGCTGGTGGCGAGACCCTAACGGCCCTTCCATTGGTTTGGGTTGGTGCACCGGGGGGGCAGGCGTGGCGTCAACGCCCATTGCGCCTGGCATTCGAGCACAACTGCATCTTCCGCAAAGGGGTGCAGCAGGCGTTGGACGAGGCAGGCATCGCGTGGGAAATGGGGGTCGAAAGCGATTCGACCCGTACCATCGAAGCGTCACTGTCTGCGGACCTCGCCGTTCATGCGGTGATCGAAGGCACAGTGCGCAGTGATCTGGATTTGGTCGATCATGGCGGCGCGCTGCCGGACCTCGCGGTGACGCAAGTGAACATGTACGCCGCCAAAAGCAGCAATCAGGCGATGGACGATCTTCTGATCATGATCCGGCGTGCCTTTGACGAACTGTAA
- a CDS encoding DUF1127 domain-containing protein, translated as MTAVTCTNAPVAKRNFSLLTWIVTAVEIRRERAALSQLDAHRLDDLGLTREQAQREASRPIWDVPSHWQQ; from the coding sequence ATGACCGCTGTAACCTGTACCAATGCCCCCGTTGCGAAACGCAACTTCTCGCTACTGACATGGATTGTGACCGCTGTGGAAATCCGCCGCGAACGTGCAGCTCTGTCGCAGCTGGACGCCCATCGCTTGGATGATCTGGGCCTGACACGTGAACAGGCGCAACGCGAAGCCAGCCGCCCGATCTGGGATGTGCCTTCGCATTGGCAACAGTGA
- a CDS encoding Bax inhibitor-1/YccA family protein — MAEFDTIRAGAGTRAAIDEGLRAHMNKVYGTMSVGLLLTFAAAWAVGNNAAMMETLFTGFTRYIVMFAPLIMVFAFGAMISRLSAAGAQLFFYTFSAVMGVSLAYIFVIFTGVSIAQTFLVTAIAFAGLSLYGYTTKRDLGPMGAFLIMGLIGIIVASIVNIFIGSSMIHFAISVIGVLIFAGLTAYDTQKIKTDYIAHAHAMDSEWLAKSAIMGALSLYLDFINLFMFLLQFLGNRE; from the coding sequence ATGGCTGAGTTTGACACGATTCGCGCAGGTGCGGGTACACGCGCCGCGATCGACGAAGGGCTGCGCGCCCACATGAACAAAGTATACGGCACCATGTCGGTGGGTCTGCTTCTGACCTTCGCCGCCGCATGGGCTGTTGGCAACAATGCCGCGATGATGGAAACGCTGTTCACCGGCTTTACCCGTTACATCGTGATGTTTGCCCCGCTGATCATGGTCTTCGCCTTTGGCGCAATGATCAGCCGCCTGTCCGCCGCTGGCGCTCAGCTGTTCTTCTATACCTTCTCGGCTGTGATGGGTGTGTCGCTGGCCTATATCTTCGTGATCTTCACCGGTGTTTCCATCGCACAGACCTTCCTGGTCACCGCCATCGCCTTCGCGGGTCTCAGCCTTTATGGCTACACGACCAAGCGCGACCTTGGACCGATGGGTGCTTTCCTGATCATGGGTCTGATCGGCATCATCGTCGCGTCGATCGTGAACATCTTCATCGGCTCGTCGATGATCCACTTCGCCATCTCGGTGATCGGTGTTCTGATCTTTGCTGGCCTGACCGCTTATGACACCCAGAAAATCAAGACCGACTACATCGCACACGCCCACGCTATGGACAGCGAATGGCTGGCGAAATCCGCGATCATGGGCGCACTCAGCCTGTACCTGGACTTCATCAACCTGTTCATGTTCCTGCTGCAGTTCCTTGGTAACCGCGAGTAA
- a CDS encoding SGNH/GDSL hydrolase family protein, which produces MNWLFENIAKLILSPLLTAQALKVRKTATTLPEPPGHRFGAQGTGPNLSLMIVGDSSASGVGAPHQTEALSGQLVSALGTSYHVRWRLLARTGSTTRTTLPLLKSQKPEQTDIVLVVLGVNDVTSQMPLYRLLACRAELYTLLFEKWGAKRVIATGIPPIDRFPLLPNPLRWVLGLQARRFDHALAEQAASMGVDYMPFDVPLTPEMMAADGFHPGPNAYYLLGRKVAAQILHR; this is translated from the coding sequence ATGAACTGGTTGTTTGAAAACATTGCGAAGCTCATCCTAAGCCCGCTGCTGACCGCGCAGGCGCTGAAGGTACGGAAGACAGCAACCACGCTTCCCGAGCCGCCCGGACATCGCTTCGGGGCGCAGGGGACCGGTCCCAACCTGTCGCTCATGATCGTAGGCGACAGCTCTGCCTCAGGGGTTGGTGCCCCCCATCAGACCGAGGCCCTATCAGGGCAGCTCGTCAGTGCGCTTGGCACCTCGTATCACGTCAGGTGGCGCCTGCTGGCCCGGACAGGATCGACGACCCGCACCACCCTGCCCCTGTTGAAATCTCAAAAGCCCGAGCAGACCGATATCGTGCTGGTGGTTCTAGGCGTGAACGACGTGACTAGCCAAATGCCGCTGTATCGGTTGCTGGCCTGCCGGGCCGAACTTTACACACTTCTTTTCGAAAAATGGGGTGCGAAGCGCGTGATCGCCACCGGAATTCCTCCGATCGATCGCTTCCCGCTGCTTCCCAACCCACTGCGCTGGGTTCTAGGGCTCCAAGCCCGCCGTTTTGACCACGCACTTGCCGAGCAAGCGGCATCCATGGGGGTGGACTACATGCCCTTCGATGTGCCGCTGACGCCCGAGATGATGGCCGCAGACGGGTTCCACCCGGGACCGAATGCTTATTACCTTCTAGGCCGCAAAGTGGCAGCGCAAATCCTGCACAGGTAG
- the rpmG gene encoding 50S ribosomal protein L33, which produces MAKPTTIKIRLNSTADTGHFYVTKKNARTMTEKMVVKKYDPVVRKHVEYKEGKIK; this is translated from the coding sequence ATGGCGAAGCCGACCACAATCAAAATCCGCCTGAACTCGACTGCGGATACCGGCCACTTCTATGTGACCAAGAAAAACGCACGCACCATGACCGAGAAAATGGTTGTCAAAAAGTACGACCCGGTTGTGCGCAAGCACGTTGAATACAAAGAAGGCAAGATCAAGTAA
- a CDS encoding N-acetylmuramoyl-L-alanine amidase has product MQPISHPSPNFGPRRDGLMPSLIVLHYTAMPDPQEALERLCSPEYEVSAHYLIHRDGRLFQMVQEDMRAWHAGAGSWGGHEDINSRSIGIEMDNDGASPFSEPQMATLEALLPGIMTRWTIDSTGVIGHSDMAPSRKSDPGRRFDWARLARQGLAVWPEGGADEVNPERFLKLLSQFGYPVADGVDPLLEAFRLRFRPWHHGPLDACDMGIAADLSRRFPVDRPGLIA; this is encoded by the coding sequence ATGCAGCCTATTTCGCACCCGTCCCCGAATTTCGGCCCGCGCCGGGATGGGCTGATGCCGTCTTTGATCGTTCTGCACTATACGGCTATGCCGGACCCGCAAGAGGCCTTGGAGCGCCTGTGCAGCCCCGAATACGAGGTGTCTGCGCATTATCTGATCCATCGCGACGGGCGGCTGTTTCAGATGGTTCAGGAAGACATGCGCGCCTGGCATGCGGGGGCAGGGTCTTGGGGCGGTCACGAGGACATCAATTCCCGCTCCATTGGGATCGAGATGGACAATGACGGGGCATCCCCGTTTTCCGAACCCCAAATGGCGACGCTTGAGGCGCTGCTGCCGGGGATCATGACGCGGTGGACAATTGATTCTACTGGAGTGATTGGTCACAGCGATATGGCCCCTTCGCGGAAATCTGATCCCGGACGGCGGTTTGACTGGGCACGTTTGGCGCGGCAGGGATTGGCGGTCTGGCCTGAAGGCGGGGCTGACGAGGTGAACCCAGAACGGTTTCTGAAGCTGCTTTCGCAATTTGGCTATCCCGTCGCCGATGGGGTGGACCCGTTGCTGGAAGCCTTCCGTCTGCGTTTCCGCCCTTGGCATCACGGGCCTCTGGATGCCTGTGACATGGGGATTGCAGCTGACCTTTCCCGACGCTTCCCCGTTGACCGGCCCGGTCTCATCGCCTAA
- the gatA gene encoding Asp-tRNA(Asn)/Glu-tRNA(Gln) amidotransferase subunit GatA, giving the protein MTELNKLTIADARDALRKGDVTSTEITEACLTEIEGAGALGAFVHNTPDLAREQAKAADARLQAGDAPAMCGIPLGIKDLFCTKGVPSQAASKILDGFKPEYESTVSQNLLDAGTVMLGKLNMDEFAMGSSNETSVYGNAVNPWKVDDRDLTPGGSSGGSASAVAADLCLAATGTDTGGSIRQPAAFTGITGIKPTYGRCSRWGIVAFASSLDQAGPMTKSVRDAAIMLEAMCGHDAKDSTSADIPVPDFEAMLTGDIKGKKIGIPKEYHMEGIPAEIEKLWADGADMLRDAGAEIVDISLPHTKYALPAYYVIAPAEASSNLARYDGVKYGHRAKLDAGDGIDEMYAKTRAEGFGDEVQRRVMVGTYVLSAGFYDAYYNRARRVRALIKKDFDDVFAAGVDAILTPATPSAAFGLGEMKDADPVKMYLNDVFTVTVNLAGLPGISIPAGLDAQGLPLGLQLIGRPWEEGDLLNIAHEIEARAGFVAKPSKWW; this is encoded by the coding sequence ATGACTGAGCTGAACAAACTGACGATTGCCGATGCCCGTGACGCGCTGCGGAAGGGTGATGTGACCTCGACCGAAATCACCGAGGCCTGCCTGACCGAAATCGAAGGCGCCGGTGCGCTGGGTGCTTTCGTGCACAACACCCCGGATCTGGCGCGCGAGCAGGCGAAAGCCGCTGATGCGCGTCTTCAGGCTGGCGACGCGCCCGCCATGTGCGGCATCCCGCTGGGCATCAAGGATCTGTTCTGCACCAAAGGTGTGCCTTCGCAGGCGGCTTCTAAAATCCTTGATGGGTTTAAGCCGGAGTACGAATCGACCGTCAGCCAGAACCTGCTGGATGCGGGCACTGTGATGCTGGGCAAGTTGAACATGGACGAATTCGCCATGGGCTCGTCCAATGAAACCTCGGTTTACGGCAACGCTGTGAACCCGTGGAAAGTGGATGACCGCGACCTGACACCGGGTGGCTCGTCGGGTGGCTCGGCTTCGGCTGTTGCGGCTGACCTGTGTTTGGCGGCAACTGGCACGGACACCGGCGGCTCGATCCGCCAGCCTGCAGCCTTCACCGGCATTACCGGCATCAAGCCCACCTATGGGCGTTGCTCGCGCTGGGGCATCGTGGCCTTCGCATCCTCGCTGGATCAGGCCGGCCCGATGACCAAGTCGGTGCGCGACGCGGCGATCATGCTTGAGGCCATGTGCGGACATGACGCGAAAGATTCGACGTCTGCCGATATTCCGGTTCCGGATTTCGAAGCCATGCTGACCGGCGACATCAAGGGCAAGAAAATCGGGATCCCGAAAGAATACCACATGGAGGGCATCCCCGCAGAGATCGAAAAGCTCTGGGCCGATGGTGCTGACATGCTGCGCGACGCAGGTGCCGAGATCGTCGATATCTCGCTGCCGCACACGAAATACGCGTTGCCGGCTTACTATGTGATTGCGCCTGCTGAAGCCTCGTCGAACCTCGCCCGCTACGATGGTGTGAAATACGGCCACCGCGCCAAGCTGGACGCCGGTGACGGCATTGACGAAATGTACGCTAAAACCCGCGCTGAAGGCTTCGGCGACGAGGTGCAGCGCCGCGTAATGGTCGGTACCTATGTGCTGTCGGCGGGTTTCTACGACGCATACTATAACCGCGCTCGCCGTGTGCGCGCGCTGATCAAGAAAGACTTCGACGATGTGTTTGCTGCGGGTGTGGACGCGATCCTGACCCCGGCCACGCCGTCTGCGGCCTTTGGTCTGGGTGAAATGAAGGACGCAGATCCCGTGAAGATGTATCTGAACGACGTCTTTACTGTGACCGTGAACCTTGCTGGTCTGCCGGGCATTTCGATCCCCGCTGGTCTGGATGCTCAGGGTCTGCCCCTTGGACTGCAGCTGATTGGCCGTCCGTGGGAAGAAGGCGACCTGCTGAATATCGCCCACGAAATCGAGGCACGCGCCGGCTTTGTGGCGAAGCCCTCGAAATGGTGGTAA
- the gatC gene encoding Asp-tRNA(Asn)/Glu-tRNA(Gln) amidotransferase subunit GatC has translation MSIDIETARKVAHLARIKVEDDRLPELAENFNAILGFIEQLNEVDVEGVEPMTSVTPMRLKRREDVVTDGGMPEKILSNAPDAREGFFAVPKVVE, from the coding sequence ATGTCGATTGATATCGAAACCGCGCGCAAGGTTGCGCATCTGGCCCGCATCAAGGTCGAAGACGACCGCCTGCCGGAGCTGGCCGAGAATTTCAATGCGATCCTTGGGTTCATCGAGCAATTGAATGAAGTAGACGTGGAAGGTGTCGAGCCGATGACCTCGGTCACACCGATGCGTCTGAAGCGCCGTGAGGATGTGGTGACGGATGGCGGTATGCCGGAAAAAATCCTGTCCAACGCACCGGATGCCCGCGAAGGCTTTTTCGCGGTTCCCAAAGTTGTCGAATAA
- a CDS encoding nucleoside deaminase, which produces MTRFKSHMETALAEARAAATRGEVPVGAVLVSPEGEVIAQAGNRTRELNDPTAHAEILVIRAGCAKAGSERLPGYDLYVTLEPCPMCATAISAARIRRVYYGAADPKSGGVAQGPRIFSHPQCHHVPEVYDGLAAEESEVLLKTFFAAKRD; this is translated from the coding sequence ATGACACGTTTTAAAAGCCATATGGAGACGGCCTTGGCCGAGGCCCGCGCCGCCGCCACACGCGGCGAGGTGCCTGTGGGGGCCGTGTTGGTCTCGCCTGAAGGTGAGGTGATTGCGCAGGCCGGAAACCGCACCCGTGAGCTGAACGATCCCACCGCACACGCCGAGATCCTTGTGATCCGCGCGGGCTGTGCCAAAGCGGGATCCGAACGCTTGCCGGGCTATGACCTTTACGTCACGCTTGAGCCCTGTCCGATGTGCGCCACAGCCATTTCGGCGGCGCGGATCAGGCGGGTGTATTATGGCGCGGCGGACCCGAAATCGGGCGGAGTGGCGCAAGGCCCGCGCATCTTCAGTCATCCGCAATGCCATCACGTACCGGAAGTCTATGACGGCCTTGCCGCCGAGGAATCCGAGGTGCTTTTGAAAACCTTCTTTGCAGCAAAGCGGGATTGA
- a CDS encoding pseudouridine synthase, with protein MTDKPTPAGDRIAKVLSRAGIASRREAERMIEAGRVSVNGKVIDSPALNVTPKDKILVDDKPVAEPEPPRIWLYHKPTGLVTTAKDEKGRETVFDKLPEDMPRVMSIGRLDLNSEGLLLLTNDGGVKRKLELPSTGWTRKYRVRVKGKPTDDMLSPVRKGITVDGERFQPMSVSLDRQQGANAWLTISIREGKNREIRRAMEAIGLSVNRLLRVSYGPFQLGELKSGEVEEIRQRVVREQLGMEAPEKTPVRKRAEIPRGKHGSKPGAKPAFKGTGRSGGKPGGKPGQRPTGKSFGGSGSRDWNAGGKPQGRPGPRKK; from the coding sequence ATGACGGATAAACCCACCCCAGCTGGCGACCGGATCGCCAAGGTTCTCTCGCGTGCAGGCATTGCCAGCCGCCGCGAAGCCGAACGCATGATCGAAGCCGGACGCGTCAGCGTAAACGGCAAGGTGATCGACAGCCCAGCCCTGAACGTGACGCCCAAGGACAAGATCCTTGTGGACGACAAACCCGTGGCCGAGCCCGAGCCGCCGCGCATCTGGCTCTATCACAAGCCGACCGGGCTGGTGACCACGGCGAAGGACGAAAAGGGCCGCGAGACCGTTTTCGACAAACTGCCCGAAGACATGCCGCGTGTGATGAGCATTGGGCGGCTCGATTTGAACTCGGAAGGGCTGTTGCTTCTGACCAATGACGGCGGCGTAAAGCGCAAGCTGGAACTGCCCTCGACCGGGTGGACCCGCAAATACCGCGTACGGGTAAAGGGCAAGCCAACGGACGACATGCTGTCGCCCGTGCGCAAGGGAATCACCGTTGATGGTGAACGGTTCCAACCCATGTCGGTTTCTCTGGATCGGCAACAAGGGGCGAATGCGTGGCTGACCATCAGTATTCGTGAAGGCAAAAACCGCGAGATTCGCCGCGCGATGGAAGCCATCGGCCTGTCGGTGAACCGCCTGCTGCGCGTCAGCTATGGCCCGTTCCAACTGGGCGAATTGAAGTCCGGCGAGGTTGAAGAGATTCGCCAGCGTGTCGTGCGTGAACAGCTGGGCATGGAAGCACCAGAGAAAACCCCGGTACGCAAGCGTGCTGAAATACCGCGCGGGAAACATGGCAGCAAACCGGGCGCCAAGCCCGCATTCAAGGGCACTGGGCGTTCTGGTGGGAAACCCGGCGGGAAACCCGGGCAACGCCCGACTGGCAAAAGCTTTGGTGGCAGCGGGTCACGCGACTGGAACGCGGGCGGCAAACCACAAGGCCGACCGGGTCCACGCAAGAAATAA
- the xseA gene encoding exodeoxyribonuclease VII large subunit, with translation MDLIDDPQPGENAPEFTVSEISGAVKKTIEGAFGRVRVRGEVGRVMLARSGHLYFDVKDDRSVIAAVSWKGQVSRLSIMPEEGMEVIVSGKITTFGNQSKYQINVDDVVVAGEGALMAMLEKRKKALAAEGLFAPERKKKIPYLPEVIGVVTSPSGAVIRDILHRLRDRFPRKVLIWPVAVQGDACAPQVAAAIEGFNRMTPGGALPRPDLLIVARGGGSIEDLWGFNEESVARAVAASDIPLISAVGHETDTTLIDFVSDLRAPTPTAAAEHAVPVRLELLAWTEEQGTRLTRALEQGVNQRSQRLRDLSRALPRADSLLDGPRQRLDTAGLKLPVALTQMTQARRVKLSEASAGLRPRALTARLAPLRDRLNMATTRLGPGLSRGTAQHRRDLDRLVARLDAGRIAQANQQRNQALQDASARLDNAYLSAVSRQKDRLAALERMRQTLGYTETLKRGYAVVRGDGDVVTTQVAASKASALEIEFADGRLTLDGSASAPVTTAPTAKPVRKAKPKKDAPDQGSLF, from the coding sequence ATGGACCTGATCGACGATCCCCAGCCGGGTGAAAATGCACCGGAGTTTACCGTTTCCGAAATCTCCGGCGCGGTGAAAAAAACCATCGAGGGTGCGTTCGGTCGCGTCCGGGTACGCGGCGAAGTCGGCCGTGTGATGTTGGCGCGTTCGGGTCACTTGTATTTCGACGTGAAGGACGACCGCTCGGTCATTGCCGCGGTCAGTTGGAAGGGCCAAGTCAGCCGCCTGTCGATCATGCCGGAAGAGGGCATGGAGGTCATCGTCTCGGGCAAGATCACCACTTTTGGCAACCAGTCAAAGTACCAGATCAACGTGGATGACGTCGTCGTCGCGGGCGAAGGCGCGTTGATGGCGATGTTGGAAAAGCGCAAGAAAGCGTTGGCGGCCGAGGGTCTTTTTGCGCCTGAACGCAAGAAAAAGATCCCTTACCTGCCCGAAGTGATCGGGGTTGTGACCTCGCCTTCTGGGGCTGTTATCCGCGATATTCTGCACCGGTTGCGTGACCGCTTTCCCCGTAAAGTGCTGATCTGGCCCGTCGCGGTGCAAGGTGATGCCTGTGCACCGCAAGTTGCGGCGGCCATTGAAGGTTTCAATCGCATGACGCCGGGCGGAGCACTGCCACGCCCCGATTTGTTGATCGTTGCGCGCGGCGGTGGCTCGATCGAGGATCTGTGGGGCTTTAACGAAGAGAGTGTCGCGCGGGCTGTGGCGGCCTCGGACATTCCGTTGATTTCAGCAGTGGGACACGAAACCGACACGACGCTGATCGACTTCGTGTCCGACTTGCGTGCACCGACGCCCACGGCTGCTGCGGAACACGCTGTACCGGTGCGGCTGGAGCTTTTGGCGTGGACGGAAGAACAAGGCACCCGCCTGACCCGCGCGTTAGAGCAGGGCGTCAATCAACGCAGCCAGCGCCTGCGTGACCTGTCTCGCGCGTTACCCCGCGCGGATAGCTTGCTGGATGGACCGCGCCAGCGACTGGATACGGCGGGTCTTAAGTTGCCTGTTGCGCTGACCCAGATGACACAAGCGCGGCGGGTGAAGCTAAGCGAAGCTTCTGCCGGTCTACGTCCGCGGGCATTGACTGCACGTCTTGCGCCGCTGCGGGATCGGTTGAACATGGCGACCACGCGCCTTGGCCCGGGGTTGTCGCGTGGTACAGCGCAGCATCGACGCGACCTCGACCGCTTGGTCGCGCGTTTGGATGCTGGGCGCATTGCACAGGCCAATCAGCAGCGAAATCAAGCGCTTCAGGACGCATCTGCCCGGCTGGACAATGCCTATCTGTCAGCGGTGTCGCGTCAGAAAGACCGGCTGGCAGCACTTGAGCGGATGCGCCAGACACTCGGTTATACCGAGACCCTGAAGCGCGGTTACGCAGTCGTGCGTGGCGACGGCGATGTGGTGACGACACAGGTCGCGGCCAGCAAAGCCTCGGCGCTAGAGATCGAGTTCGCGGATGGCCGTTTGACGCTGGATGGATCCGCGTCGGCCCCTGTCACAACAGCTCCGACAGCCAAACCTGTCCGCAAAGCAAAGCCCAAGAAAGACGCCCCGGATCAAGGGTCACTTTTCTAA
- a CDS encoding glycine-rich domain-containing protein has product MQSENLWRAIQAHQFDVPGADLPFSRKLAIAEKWSDEFTLGAIEEYRRFLFLSQLSDKPVTPSEVVDKVWHLHMTYTRDYWDVLCKTVLGKPLHHEPGMQSTDSARFADQFSHTKALYHATFGNPAPDAYWAPPPPPGASKFRIAMASLVSAGVALAGVITGDPVYITMSLVFAFCAWFYISGVLIAGKPIAAHMKTGNNPTGCATSCGDGGCGGD; this is encoded by the coding sequence ATGCAGAGCGAAAACCTTTGGCGCGCCATCCAAGCCCATCAGTTTGACGTCCCCGGTGCCGATCTTCCATTTTCCCGAAAACTGGCAATAGCCGAGAAATGGAGCGACGAATTCACCCTTGGTGCGATCGAAGAATACCGCCGGTTTTTGTTTCTGTCGCAGCTCTCGGATAAACCTGTCACGCCGTCTGAAGTGGTCGATAAAGTTTGGCATTTGCACATGACCTATACGCGCGACTATTGGGACGTGCTGTGCAAGACGGTTCTGGGTAAGCCACTTCATCACGAGCCGGGTATGCAAAGCACGGACAGCGCGCGTTTCGCCGATCAGTTCAGCCATACCAAGGCGCTCTATCATGCGACGTTCGGAAACCCGGCTCCGGACGCGTATTGGGCGCCACCGCCCCCGCCGGGCGCGTCGAAGTTCCGCATTGCTATGGCGAGTTTGGTTTCAGCAGGGGTGGCTTTAGCTGGCGTCATAACCGGCGACCCTGTTTATATCACCATGAGCTTGGTCTTCGCTTTTTGCGCGTGGTTCTATATTTCTGGCGTTCTTATCGCGGGCAAACCGATTGCTGCTCATATGAAAACGGGGAACAACCCGACTGGTTGCGCAACAAGCTGCGGAGACGGCGGATGTGGAGGAGACTGA